The following are from one region of the Prunus dulcis unplaced genomic scaffold, ALMONDv2, whole genome shotgun sequence genome:
- the LOC117613375 gene encoding pentatricopeptide repeat-containing protein At1g52640, mitochondrial-like: MSLRSLNSKPKTLHSIFHSLLSPPKPNTHYNPFSSLTYQNPPPPPSPHLVNEISRILSDHRNPHHDLEHSLNPLCTQISTNLVEQVLKRCKNLGLSAHRFFLWAKTIPGFQHSFESYHILIEILGSSKQYAVLWDFLIEVRESKCIEIVPEVFWLIFRVYSRANLPRDAIRAFNRMVEFGIKPSVLDLDQLMYTLCKRKHVKYAHEFFDKVKSGFELNAKIYSILMRGWGDVGDSDEARKLFDEMTERGCLVDVPAYNSYLEALCKGGKVDEAYKVFREMGSNGTDPDACTYSIFIRAYCEANDIHSVFRVLDRMKRYNLLPNVYSYNCIIKKLCKNDKVEEAYQLLDEMIERGVMPDAWSYNAIQAHHCDHCEVNRALMLLSRMKKDNCKPDRHTYNMVLKLLIRIGRFDRATEVWESMGEMGFYPSVSTYSVMIHGLCKKKHKLEEACKYFEIMIDEGIPPYSSTVEMLRNRLRGLGLLEHTEILASKMEQSTSCSIQEMANLMRGNKTYVTSRSEHTDNESD; encoded by the coding sequence ATGTCCCTAAGATCGCTCAACtctaaacccaaaacccttCACTCTATCTTCCACTCTCTTCTCTCACCCCCCAAACCCAACACTCATTACAAtcccttctcttctctcacTTACCAAAacccaccacctccaccatcACCACACCTGGTGAATGAGATCTCACGCATTCTCAGCGACCACAGAAACCCTCACCACGACTTGGAGCATTCCCTCAACCCTTTGTGTACCCAAATATCCACAAACTTGGTTGAACAAGTTCTTAAACGGTGCAAAAATCTTGGCCTCTCTGCCCACAGGTTCTTTCTTTGGGCTAAAACAATTCCGGGGTTTCAGCACAGTTTTGAAAGCTATCACATTTTGATTGAGATTTTGGGAAGTAGCAAGCAATATGCTGTGTTGTGGGATTTCCTTATAGAGGTGAGAGAGTCCAAGTGTATTGAGATTGTCCCAGAAGTTTTCTGGCTTATTTTTAGAGTTTACAGTAGAGCTAATCTGCCTCGTGATGCTATTCGAGCTTTTAATAGAATGGTTGAGTTTGGAATTAAGCCTAGTgttcttgatcttgatcagCTTATGTATACGTTATGTAAAAGAAAGCATGTCAAGTATGCCCATGAGTTTTTTGATAAAGTTAAGAGTGGGTTTGAGTTGAATGCTAAAATTTATAGTATTTTGATGAGGGGTTGGGGAGACGTTGGTGATTCGGATGAGGCACGTAagttgtttgatgaaatgacTGAACGAGGATGTTTGGTGGATGTGCCTGCATATAATAGTTATTTGGAAGCTTTGTGTAAAGGTGGGAAAGTTGATGAGGCCTATAAGGTATTCCGGGAGATGGGGTCAAATGGAACTGACCCGGATGCTTGTACTTATTCGATTTTCATTCGTGCATATTGTGAAGCCAATGACATTCATTCAGTTTTTAGGGTGCTTGACAGGATGAAGAGATATAATCTTTTGCCTAATGTGTATTCTTACAATTGTATTATCAAGAAGCTGTGTAAGAATGACAAGGTGGAAGAGGCTTACCAACTTTTGGATGAGATGATTGAGAGGGGAGTTATGCCGGATGCGTGGAGTTACAATGCAATCCAAGCTCATCATTGTGATCATTGCGAGGTTAACAGGGCTCTTATGTTGTTATCTAGAATGAAAAAAGATAACTGCAAGCCAGATCGACATACTTATAATATGGTGCTAAAGTTGTTGATTAGGATAGGAAGATTTGATCGGGCAACGGAAGTTTGGGAGAGTATGGGGGAGATGGGATTTTATCCTTCTGTTTCAACATATTCCGTAATGATCCACGGTTTGTGCAAGAAAAAACATAAGCTAGAGGAGGCTTGTAAATACTTTGAGATAATGATCGATGAAGGTATACCACCATACTCTTCTACCGTTGAGATGTTGAGGAACCGGCTTAGGGGCTTAGGGCTCCTCGAGCATACTGAGATACTTGCAAGTAAGATGGAACAAAGCACTTCTTGTTCAATACAAGAGATGGCAAACTTGATGAGAGGTAATAAAACTTATGTAACATCTAGAAGTGAGCATACTGACAATGAAAGTGATTGA